Proteins co-encoded in one Saprospira grandis genomic window:
- a CDS encoding AAA family ATPase, translated as MQEFPEQEQPAKEEEHSPSMQSWEQDDSQSLKIQEAVQKVKQEVQKVIIGQDEMIDLILIALFSGGHVLLEGVPGIAKTLTAKLLAQSMKVDFNRIQFTPDLMPSDVTGTTIFNMKSSDFVFTQGPIFSNLVLIDEINRAPAKTQASLFEVMEEKQISVDGKTYKMNFPFMVLATQNPIEQEGTYKLPEAQLDRFLFRILLEYPSLKEEQQILYRFKDDFTKRQAADVKAVLSAQDIQECQEIIEQVHIKTELLDYIAELVHRSRSHADLFLGASPRASLAIMQTAKALAAMNGRGFVTPDDIQYVAYPVLNHRIILTPEREMEGMQISDVVADIIAKVEVPR; from the coding sequence ATGCAAGAATTTCCAGAACAAGAACAACCCGCTAAAGAGGAAGAACATAGCCCTAGCATGCAAAGCTGGGAACAAGACGATAGCCAAAGCCTGAAGATTCAAGAGGCTGTCCAAAAAGTAAAACAAGAGGTCCAAAAAGTAATTATCGGACAAGATGAAATGATTGATCTCATCCTCATCGCACTTTTTTCTGGTGGACATGTGCTGCTAGAAGGGGTGCCCGGTATCGCCAAAACACTTACCGCCAAGCTCTTGGCCCAAAGTATGAAGGTGGACTTTAACCGGATTCAGTTTACTCCAGACCTCATGCCCTCGGATGTAACCGGTACGACGATTTTTAATATGAAATCTTCAGATTTTGTCTTTACGCAAGGACCCATTTTCTCCAATTTGGTCCTTATCGATGAAATTAACCGAGCACCAGCCAAAACTCAAGCCTCGCTCTTTGAGGTGATGGAGGAAAAACAAATTTCTGTAGACGGAAAGACCTATAAGATGAATTTCCCCTTTATGGTCCTCGCTACCCAAAACCCTATCGAGCAAGAAGGAACCTATAAGCTGCCCGAGGCCCAATTGGACCGCTTCCTCTTCCGCATTCTTCTAGAATATCCCTCTCTGAAAGAAGAACAACAGATTCTCTACCGCTTTAAAGATGACTTCACGAAGCGCCAAGCGGCAGATGTTAAAGCAGTCCTCTCCGCTCAAGATATTCAAGAGTGCCAAGAGATTATCGAACAGGTCCATATCAAAACCGAATTACTCGATTATATCGCTGAATTGGTCCACCGTAGCCGCTCTCATGCCGACCTTTTCTTGGGCGCTTCGCCTCGGGCCTCTTTGGCCATTATGCAAACGGCCAAGGCCCTAGCCGCCATGAATGGCCGCGGATTTGTTACTCCCGATGATATCCAATATGTGGCTTATCCGGTCCTCAATCACCGAATTATCCTTACCCCCGAAAGAGAAATGGAGGGGATGCAGATTAGTGATGTAGTCGCCGATATTATCGCTAAGGTCGAGGTGCCTCGCTAA
- a CDS encoding DUF3592 domain-containing protein: MRSFSSNLAKRFGFWLLLLLPSYLLSLQLKTIYEGQQLQLHGQKVNAKVVSVQTHTSYDDDGDQSISYSATFEYKDKNGRIYKRKVENMQTYYYEGQSVEMVHEKGRPNLAVPNTFEMIYQDAVMFSVIILGTTFMLGLFLYVAFLRTS; this comes from the coding sequence ATGCGTAGCTTTTCTTCTAATTTAGCCAAACGCTTCGGCTTTTGGCTCCTCCTTTTGCTGCCGAGCTATTTGCTTAGTCTTCAGCTAAAAACGATTTATGAAGGACAACAATTGCAGTTACATGGCCAAAAGGTCAATGCAAAGGTGGTCAGCGTCCAAACTCATACTAGCTATGACGATGATGGCGATCAGTCGATCAGCTATAGCGCTACTTTTGAGTACAAAGACAAAAATGGCCGAATTTATAAACGCAAAGTCGAAAATATGCAGACCTATTATTATGAGGGCCAATCTGTCGAAATGGTTCATGAAAAAGGTCGACCCAATTTAGCCGTCCCCAATACCTTCGAAATGATTTATCAAGATGCCGTTATGTTTAGCGTCATTATTTTGGGGACTACCTTTATGCTGGGCCTATTTTTGTACGTCGCTTTTCTCAGAACGTCTTAA
- a CDS encoding asparaginase domain-containing protein: MKKNKSILALVTGGTFDKEYDMITGKLFFKDTHLSEIFKRGRATLDIKVRTLMMVDSLEMTDLDRDIIIKHCQSTEEQQILITHGTDTMEVTAAALARAGKIEGKTIVLLGAMIPYTFGMSSDGFFNLGSAIAFVQTLPPGVYIAMHGEYFNWDNVRKNRSTGYFETTKDKKH; encoded by the coding sequence ATGAAAAAGAACAAAAGCATTTTGGCCCTAGTAACGGGGGGCACCTTTGACAAGGAGTACGATATGATTACGGGCAAGCTCTTTTTTAAAGACACCCACCTTTCGGAGATTTTCAAGCGGGGGCGGGCCACCTTAGACATTAAGGTGCGCACCTTAATGATGGTTGATAGTTTAGAGATGACGGATTTGGACCGAGACATTATTATTAAGCATTGTCAGAGTACCGAGGAGCAGCAAATTTTGATTACCCATGGCACCGATACTATGGAAGTTACGGCTGCCGCCCTTGCCAGGGCTGGAAAAATTGAGGGGAAAACCATTGTTTTATTGGGGGCCATGATTCCCTACACCTTTGGCATGTCTTCCGATGGGTTTTTCAATTTGGGCAGTGCAATTGCCTTTGTGCAAACCCTGCCTCCTGGGGTTTATATTGCCATGCATGGCGAGTACTTCAATTGGGACAATGTGCGCAAGAACCGCTCTACGGGTTACTTTGAAACCACCAAGGACAAAAAGCATTAG
- a CDS encoding leucine-rich repeat domain-containing protein, giving the protein MQPLTEQLWKKLRSAKPEQVEMALLRARAQGFNLKPWEQEYAELRQYIPLPYYAEQHEEVAACYAIRELDLSERELSSLPAVLANLRYVEVLDLRNNELTALPTWLNEWSNLKEVYLENNQISALSADFLAHSRLELLQLSNNQLKALPAAILGLSSLQRLDLSHNNISSLPNLEEEQLPNLSFLALNDNPIGQIWVNIGQLTKLQTLQLQNCLLQQLPESICSLFALQNLWLQNNQLRHLPAQLGQLRSLELLQLAQNELQELPDSLDRLASLKQLNLKENALQHLPKLEGLASLELLHLEHNQLQHLPSDFARLGRLKMAYLQGNDLDRLPLILDALRALEILHIESNPIEQLPDSLVDLPNLQRLFAAHTQIKSLPRRLKHKLEQLDIEGTPLANGEPQEEAEQEAFSHHPTAQENEEGPSHSPKGCMLPGLGVVLLLIIALIYGVTLF; this is encoded by the coding sequence ATGCAACCTCTAACCGAGCAGCTCTGGAAAAAACTTCGCTCCGCCAAACCCGAACAGGTGGAGATGGCCCTTTTGCGCGCCCGCGCCCAAGGCTTCAATCTAAAACCCTGGGAACAGGAATATGCCGAACTTCGGCAATATATTCCCCTGCCTTATTATGCCGAACAGCATGAGGAGGTGGCGGCTTGCTATGCTATCCGAGAGTTAGATTTATCGGAGCGAGAGTTGAGCAGCCTGCCGGCTGTTCTCGCTAATTTGCGTTATGTAGAGGTTTTGGACCTTCGCAATAATGAACTGACGGCCCTGCCTACTTGGCTCAATGAATGGAGTAATCTTAAGGAGGTTTATCTAGAAAATAATCAGATTTCAGCTCTCTCGGCCGATTTTCTGGCCCATAGTCGTTTGGAGTTGCTGCAGCTTTCCAATAACCAGCTCAAGGCTTTGCCCGCTGCTATTTTGGGCCTGTCTAGCCTGCAACGCCTAGATCTTAGCCATAATAATATAAGTAGTCTGCCCAATTTGGAGGAGGAGCAGCTGCCCAATCTGAGCTTTTTGGCCCTCAACGATAATCCTATTGGCCAGATTTGGGTCAATATTGGCCAACTTACTAAGCTGCAAACCCTACAGCTCCAAAATTGCTTGCTGCAGCAGTTGCCCGAAAGTATTTGCTCTCTTTTTGCCTTGCAAAATCTCTGGCTGCAAAATAATCAGCTCCGCCATCTGCCTGCCCAATTAGGCCAGCTCCGTAGCCTAGAGCTTTTGCAGTTGGCCCAAAATGAACTGCAAGAGTTGCCCGATAGCCTAGACCGCCTAGCTAGCCTCAAACAACTCAACCTGAAAGAAAATGCCCTCCAACATCTGCCCAAGTTGGAAGGCCTGGCCTCTTTGGAGCTGCTCCATCTAGAACATAACCAGCTCCAACACCTCCCTTCTGATTTTGCCCGCCTTGGCCGCCTGAAAATGGCCTATTTGCAAGGCAATGATCTGGACCGCCTGCCGCTCATTCTAGACGCTCTCCGCGCCCTAGAGATTTTGCATATCGAGAGTAATCCTATCGAGCAATTGCCCGATAGCCTAGTCGATTTGCCCAACCTACAACGCTTGTTTGCCGCCCATACGCAGATCAAAAGCTTGCCCAGAAGACTCAAGCATAAGTTGGAGCAACTCGATATTGAAGGTACGCCCCTGGCCAATGGAGAACCCCAAGAGGAAGCCGAACAAGAGGCCTTTTCTCACCATCCTACGGCCCAAGAAAATGAAGAAGGGCCCAGCCATAGCCCCAAAGGTTGTATGCTGCCTGGATTAGGCGTTGTGCTTCTCCTCATTATCGCCCTCATTTATGGCGTAACATTGTTCTGA
- a CDS encoding mechanosensitive ion channel family protein → MKILLQLVGWLVFIGLWFLVETEWLNLVKAPFLRYLNSFAGFYFFFMGFSSLMQFLQYIYRRRKKLGAEQKDNIIAGSHNIYYLVMLLALFMTILSLFGINLSSLLTSISIFAAALAILSKDYISNIISGMMIAFSNEVDLGDVVKIGEQKGKVMSLSLSKLLILNDDDDLIYIPNNTVFLSEIVNYTKRDIKKTSIEFEMDLQYVRRIPNLEQDLITAIANYHEWIQEDSFILKVEELKKDAVIFKFQYILKEPNRKLEQDIRRLMIRHIVHIVKEHQNNVTP, encoded by the coding sequence ATGAAAATTTTATTACAACTAGTAGGCTGGTTAGTCTTTATTGGCCTTTGGTTTTTGGTAGAAACGGAATGGTTAAATTTGGTCAAAGCGCCTTTTTTGCGCTACCTCAATAGCTTTGCGGGCTTCTACTTCTTTTTTATGGGCTTTAGTAGCCTGATGCAATTTTTGCAATACATTTATCGGAGGCGGAAAAAGCTGGGGGCCGAGCAGAAAGACAACATTATTGCCGGCAGCCACAACATTTACTATTTGGTGATGCTCTTGGCCCTATTCATGACTATTTTGAGTCTGTTTGGGATCAATTTGAGTAGTTTATTGACCTCCATTAGTATTTTTGCGGCCGCCTTGGCCATTTTGAGTAAGGACTACATCTCGAACATTATTAGTGGGATGATGATTGCCTTTTCGAATGAGGTGGACCTGGGCGATGTGGTTAAAATTGGGGAGCAGAAGGGCAAAGTGATGAGTTTGAGCTTGTCAAAGCTGCTCATTTTGAATGATGATGACGACCTGATTTACATCCCAAACAACACTGTTTTTCTGAGTGAAATCGTCAACTATACCAAGCGAGACATCAAGAAAACCAGCATTGAATTTGAGATGGATTTGCAGTATGTTCGGCGCATACCGAACCTAGAGCAAGACCTGATTACGGCCATTGCGAACTATCATGAGTGGATACAAGAAGACAGCTTCATCCTGAAAGTGGAAGAGCTAAAAAAAGATGCCGTCATATTTAAATTTCAGTACATTTTGAAGGAGCCGAATCGCAAATTAGAGCAAGACATTCGCCGTTTGATGATTCGTCATATTGTTCATATTGTCAAAGAGCATCAGAACAATGTTACGCCATAA
- a CDS encoding HTTM domain-containing protein — protein sequence MKKVQHYLGQAIDIRSLVLLRILFGGIGAYGFISSWMKGEAAERFQGLAYRFSWSGYTLPSLGDAAIPYIYLFGLLGAIGISLGAYYRFSVLLFACCFGYLHRLDASNFINHYYLIELLALFFFFAPAHRNSSWDAYRRPKIRLEQHPFFWLFCLRLQIALVYFFAGWAKLSVDWWAGRPLRIWLLQVQDTPLIGHFLALAETAVWGGRLAACYDLSIFIWLSWSRTRPWAYLGVLIFHGLTGYLFNIGLFPPLMIGMTLAFFPPKSWKKLPLPYFKGGETAYKSWFGPILLLYFAWQFILPLRHHFFGAKDIIWSQRYYRYGWRVMLVEHQGQVRFELADKKGNRWEVSASEYLKPYQIKRMSVQPEAIREFAVFLAQQEAEEGQKLAVYVDAFVSLNARPSQRIIDPEVNLVQAAPFGPWLLPLAN from the coding sequence ATGAAAAAGGTCCAACACTACTTGGGACAAGCCATTGATATTCGTTCTTTAGTGCTTTTGCGCATTCTTTTTGGCGGCATTGGCGCCTATGGCTTCATCAGCTCCTGGATGAAGGGAGAAGCGGCGGAGCGTTTTCAGGGCTTGGCCTATCGCTTTAGTTGGTCGGGCTATACCCTTCCCTCTTTGGGCGATGCGGCCATTCCCTACATCTATCTTTTTGGGCTATTGGGGGCTATTGGGATCAGTTTGGGGGCTTACTATCGTTTTTCGGTGCTTTTATTTGCCTGTTGCTTTGGGTACTTACATCGTTTAGATGCTAGCAATTTTATCAATCATTACTACTTGATTGAGTTATTGGCCTTATTTTTCTTTTTTGCGCCTGCGCATCGCAACAGCAGTTGGGATGCCTATCGGCGGCCCAAGATACGGCTAGAGCAGCATCCTTTCTTTTGGCTTTTTTGCTTGCGCTTACAAATTGCGCTGGTTTATTTTTTTGCGGGTTGGGCCAAATTGAGTGTAGATTGGTGGGCTGGGCGGCCCTTGCGCATTTGGCTGCTACAGGTCCAGGATACGCCCTTGATTGGGCATTTTTTGGCCTTAGCCGAAACGGCTGTTTGGGGAGGGCGTTTGGCGGCCTGCTACGACCTGAGCATCTTCATTTGGTTGAGTTGGAGTAGAACGAGGCCTTGGGCTTATTTGGGAGTGCTCATTTTTCATGGGCTCACGGGCTATCTGTTTAACATTGGACTTTTTCCGCCCTTGATGATTGGGATGACCCTAGCTTTTTTTCCGCCTAAAAGTTGGAAAAAGCTGCCCCTTCCTTATTTTAAGGGAGGCGAAACGGCTTATAAAAGCTGGTTTGGGCCTATTTTGCTGCTTTATTTTGCTTGGCAATTTATTTTACCCTTGCGACATCATTTCTTTGGGGCCAAAGATATTATTTGGTCGCAGCGTTATTATCGTTATGGTTGGCGGGTAATGTTAGTAGAGCATCAGGGGCAAGTGCGTTTTGAATTGGCGGACAAAAAAGGGAATCGATGGGAGGTATCGGCTAGTGAATACCTCAAGCCCTATCAGATAAAGCGGATGAGCGTACAGCCCGAGGCGATTCGGGAGTTTGCTGTATTTTTGGCCCAGCAAGAGGCCGAAGAAGGGCAAAAACTGGCGGTATATGTAGACGCTTTTGTCAGTTTAAACGCTCGGCCGAGTCAAAGAATTATTGATCCCGAAGTCAATTTGGTCCAAGCGGCCCCATTTGGGCCCTGGCTGCTCCCTTTGGCGAACTAA